The Nicotiana tomentosiformis chromosome 2, ASM39032v3, whole genome shotgun sequence genome includes the window AGTGGTGTTTGTGAATGCTGACTAGAGGCGGTGATTTGTGGTAGTTTTGGTTGCTGGTGGTAGTGCTGGGTAGTAACTAGTGGTAATTGGTGGTGATGGCgattatgattgaggatgatggtggtgggtaataataattaataatggtgggtggtggtagtgGTTGTGGTTCTGATTAAGGAaggtggtggtagtttataatggtGGCAGTGCCGACTATTATTTTTGATGGTGATTGGGTGGTTAGTTGTAATAGTTGAGGTGTATGAGTTTTTGGTTGAGAATAATGGTGGCGAAAGTAGTGAGATGGTGGGTGGTGGTTGTCGATAATGGTGCATGGCAgctatgattgaggatgatgatggtggtggtggtggtggagtATGGTGATGGTGGGTGGCATGGTgatagttgataatggtaggcggtAGTGACAACTAATAATGAATGTagatgatagcatcttaatgaaattaagttttTATTATAGATCTTAATCTTACAGACCTATTCAGACTATTAAGTgattgtgaagtaaaaaaaataaacacacttaggacccgtttggccataaattttgccaaaatatatttggtttttcttttttgaaaaatacatgtttgttcataaatttGATCCATATTTTGGCAAATTTCCAAATCCCAAAttggcccaaaatattactattatatcttttaaaaattgtcccaaacttttgtattttataaaagagcccaccatttattatttgtaACAATgctgcttcgtcttctcggtcatctgatagtgtattatgtaggtcattataaaaataataattttgtaccaaatttatttatgttcaggactatggtttgcgataatataatgaatgttattaatgaatgtattgttgggtatttgtgttAGTTTTTAGAACTTATAGATATAAGTCATGTTTAatgtttttcagcaaaaaaaaagtgaaatatcTTTTGAAAactcatgtccaaacacatttttatcttcaaaccaaactttacCCAAATCAgaattttcaaaattaatttgggaatttatggccaaacgctaACTTAATGTCCCCAAATCTTCCCCAAGAAGATTTCTGTGTAATTATTTTCATAAAAGGTAACAAATCAATGGGTATATATACAGGGAGTATAATTAGATGATTAAGAACTTACCTCTGAGAtattaaaaggcgtgggcgtaaggcggggcattttacatatgcctcagcggggcgtaagccccatagatatttaatttttaatattttataaaataatataatgacagttaatatttataaacaggtaaaattgcataaaaattaaagaaaactatatatatgtatgctccatccccacaaaacactaatcaaaacaatctattatatgtTACTTACAACTTACAAGCataagtaatttgagtctaaaagaataaagttttctatatggaggaacaaaaaggatgattaacctgcaatttgaactttgaatttgctgctatgaagaaaaatatagttctctttgtatttgtaaaaaaaaaaataaatattcgttgcttttgggagatattagcagactagcggacaagataaaaaattaaaaaaatcatgaattagggcttaaatcaataaaaaaggtctttacttttaaatttaatacttttgagttactttttaaaacttttgagtaattacccaactgacttttgagaatttgggtaatatatgaaggactaatttaataaattttattttaatttgaaaaagtctccggggcttactccttactaaaaaaacgcgccccgaacgcccgggcgtacgccctgAACGGCCGGACGTACGCCTcaaattgcggggcgtacgcttcttgagactttcgccccacaccatcgcgccggggcgtttttggtacgcctcgccccggggctcgccctagaaacgccttttaaaacagacaTATATATATAGGGAGTATTAAAAGATTAAGAACTTACCTCTGAGATCGTTGAAGGGGCTCAACTCTAGCTTTTAGCCTCAAATACTCGTGGTAGTTGTTCTGTCACAAAATTAGCAATTTTAATCTTTTCTATGATTTCACAAAATTAAGGAGTTTAATCAATTATACTTGAAAAATGTAACTAATCCAACCTGCAGAAAAAAGTGTTTTCTTTTGTGTAGTATACTGCATGAAAAAAGTTCAATTCTACCATGAAGTTAAAATATCAAGGGTTTGGAGTTGAGATTATAGACTGTGTAGTAACTCAAGAGAACGATAACGAATATGCGATGTGAAATGCTCATCATCTATAAAATGTAGGAAATGATCACATTCCTACTTTATTTCCATTAGGGCCAAAATTGTGCTTTTAGGCCCCCTATTTAAAAATAATCAAGATTATTGTTTCCAAGCATAATCAATGCTAAGTTCTACAAATTAGTAGAACCAAGTTAATAAGATGGTATTGCATTCCTGTTTTCCCATCAAAGCGTATACATTACTGACTATCTCTTATACATGAAACAAATGCAGATTATGATGATAAGTATGTTTCATGTTGAATAATAATTTACCAATTACAACATCTACAACAAGAAGAATGGTAGCAAAGTTTAAAATGTTAACTTGACCTGTACATTACATGCGGTCGTGATTGTTGAGAAAAGAACACTAAAATTAGCAATGACTGAAAAGTTAATTTGATAGAGACAACATCACATCAACCAAACTCAACCAAGGAAAAGTGTTAAAACTCAAAGCCTTTTCTTTGAGTTTGGTTGCAACACAGTTTTTGAAAATAATCTTCTTTCCTAAAAAGAATAACTGATCAAAGAATGAAAATGTTTAATTAAATTAATGACACGAAGTGAAAGAAAAAGAATCATCTTATAGATTAACTTTGTTTTCCAATAAAGAATCACTTACTGAATAATATTATCACAGCTAAGATGAAGAAAAGAGTACATGAATACTTACCTGAGTATCAGTGGCTGATTGGTTGGCTTCCAAAGTAGCATAGCTGCAACGTTTATATTTTTCAATTGTTTTCGTCATGCTGTAAGAATGAAAATTGACATATTTAGCTAgtgtttggacatagatttggttgaaacgtgagaaaagagtttttgaagttgtgttgaaaaataatttttggaagttgaagttatGATTGAACATGAATTTTACTTGAAATAAAAgttaaagttttgtgagtgaagAAAAAAATTTCACCAAGAAACTACCCTTAACAAGTTTTTGGGAAGTTGACTTTTTTTCCAAAACCTAATTATATTCCCATGAATAAACAatgttttcaaaaaaaaattgaaaaataattatagccaaaatctatggccaaagaGGAGCTTAGTAATTTCCGGTGACTATCTCCTCTTATTAAATCGAAATTCTTTTAAGTTTTTTGCATAAGAGATCTACTCTTCAGACAAAAACAGCAATATTTGTTCTAAATTTTTCTCTATACTCATGTAATACCAAAGTTCTCTGGTTGCGAATTTTGCATGTTATGAAGAATCCTAATACATAAAGAGATTATTTCTATCAATTAACAAACAGAAGTCATTGGTCAAAAGAATTCTCGTTTTGAATATATAGTGAAATAAAAGAAATGACTGGTGGAAATATATGTAACAGGTCTGGATTAACTCATGTTATTTGAATTTATtaacaaatataaaaaatatgaatttattaacaaatataaaaaatataagtgAAAATGTATCTATTTAATAATCAAACTGTATTGCTCAACATGGTTCAAGCACTCAAATTACCAAAATATATCGACTCCTGGTCACAAATATTGACAATTATCTGTTGGAAATTCTACTTTTAAATAATGGAGTACATTTTTTATAATCATTActctattaatttttttttccaaagGGATTTAAAGCTTTGGCAGCTTCGAAACTAAGCAGCCTTAGCTCCGTCTTGACTCTTGGGAATCAAAGAACAAAAGTAGCAGTATTTGGACTGTCAAACATGACACCTCTGCAAATCAAATCTTAACAGTGAAATACTGTATGATAGTAACGTGGAAAATTGCTGATTAGgttttcagaaattttggtagTTCCTTTAGCGAGTGGTGTTTAGTGCTCAATAGTTTCATTCAAAAGatgataatttttttaaattagaAATCAAATTCATAGAAATCTATCTGCAAGCCAAGAATGACTCTAAGGGGAAAggaaataaaatttcaaaaatattcagGTATAAAAACTTATATAGCAAAGACTGTCCagaaaaaataaaacaaacaacATCAATTTTTACATATGCCAGATAGTTTAAAAAACAAATACTACAAGATGATAACAGAAAGAAGTAGATCCTCTGAAGAATGAAAGAAGAATTGTAAAATAGTTGATATCCCAAATGAAAAATCAAATCTTAAGTATAGAGAGAGAATTCGATCATATATATATGTGGTAAAATTACGGCATATTAAGACAAATCAGAtcttgcataaaaattgaagtgAGAGAGAATGGAACTCATTAAACTAAAGTTGATGAAGTAATTGAAAACCAGAAATTTGCAATTCTTGTTTTGAACTTCCACATATAAGGGTTTCGAAAAAAGCAGACCCTAGAAAACATAGAGAAGtagcaaaaaaatatatatatagaaaagaagaggttattatatatataaaccGAAAGAGATTTAGTAGGAAGAAGAGGTTATTTTTGTAATACCTTGAAGTGCTGCAGAACTCATAGAGTTTACCACGATTAGAGAAGATGATAAGAGCAACCTCAGCATCGCAGAGAACAGAAAGTTCATAGGCTTTCTTGAGAAGTCCATTTCTTCTCTTAGCAAAAGTAACTTGCCTGTTTATTTTGTTCTCTATTCTCTTCAGCTCTACTCTTCCTCTTCCCATTTTTAttctcttttctctttctttctatCTTTGTAATTTGCCAGAGAGATGATATGAGGGATTATTCCGCTCTTGGTTAGCAGCTGGAACTACTTTTAGTAGTGCAAAGATTAAAAAAGGGTACCAAATTAAATGAAATGAGTGAAATGAAAGAGGGGAGAGAAGATGAAAAAAATGGAAACCCTGGGGCTTCTGTATCTTTGGTCCCTTACCTATAACCAGCTGGTATTTTTCTTATCCCCtacaccccccccccctcccgaaAACCCCCAACAATACCCTATTCGAAAAAAAGACCTCCTCTCACTTAaaacaaaaaatgaaaagaatTAATAAATCAGGTTAATGATTATGTATTCTCAAACCAACCAAGTCATCAGCATCCTATGGATCTCACCTGAGGAATGCACATTTATATTTTACCCTTAGAGTCAAGTGGTCCGCATACCCTAAAAAGTGTATCTAATAATTCCTCTATATAGAAAAAAacactctctctctatatatatatatatataagttttatttagtataaaaaatatttacaaattcAAATCGCTTATGAGTTAATTATATAGAATTAAATTATGGGATAATCATTAATTGATAAACTGGTAAAatatcttcttcttattctttcttttcctcttcttttcttttttgcttgAGCCAATGATTTATCGAAAATCGTCTTTCTATCTTCACCAGCTATGGGTTAagtctgcgtacactctatccTCGTCGAACCCTACTCGTGAAATTATACagaatttgttgttgttgttgttattgttgttattgataaAAATGATACCTAACTCACTGTGATAGCTTAACTTTTAGAAGTATTGTAAGAAAAGAAATTACAACATATTTCTtctatttcaatttagatgatgtagtttgacttgacacaaaatttaaggaaaaaaaaaagaagacttttaaaATATGTGATCCTAAAAGCTTAAGGGACAAAAGTTTTGTGGGAACAATGACATTGTGTGCTATAAatgtttctcattaagggtaaaagtggataaaataaaaagtttaaagttaaattatttccaaataaaaaaaatgtATAACTAATAAAAAGAGTATGTTATGTAAATTGAAACCGACAGAGTATTTTACAGATGAATACAAGTATAGCCATTTGAGTGGGGAATGGGGATGAGGGCACCTAGAGTTACCCTACTTAGTTACAGTTAGCTATAACTAAGGGGTAGTCTGTATATtacttactccctccgtttcaatttatgtgaactcatttgactagacacggagtttaagaaaaaagagaaaacttttgaatttgtggtgtaaaatgaggaacatatattttgtgtgactataaatcattatataaaagtaaattgtttctaaataaggaaagatgttattctttttggcacggactaaaaaaaaaatatgttcacataaattgaaacagaagaGTATTACTTTCTAGATATTTTGCTTTTTGTGGGTTTTGGGTAAGTTAATGTATCACATCGCAATACCCATTGGATATGAACAACAACCTTAAAAGTGACATTCTCGACCTTTTACTCTCCGCTGCGTGTCGACGCTTCATTGGACGACTCTCTCCCTAATATCGTGAGTATTTCCCCTTCCCCGCGTTCTTTTTttaactttctttttctttctttccattTACAGATTTACTCATTATATTGTTTTGTCAAGGGCAACGGAAGCTTGCTCTTTATCTCCAGGAATCAAaaaataaatagataaataacttAAACTTTCCCCTTACGCTTTTGAATATGCAAAAAAATGCGGGAGAGatattaatgtcacgacccaaactaatttttgtcgtgatggcgcctatcgtggaactaggcaagccgactcatttccaaaacaaaccgatattttcatttcaaagataatttcaaagttatttaacataaaacctccatttaaagagttcaaatcaaagaaaaatagaagtgcggaaaagaaaagcccgacatcggggtgtcactagtcatgagcatatactacaatctgtctaacaatatcaaggttaactcagcccgaaaaatagctaaatacaactagaggaagataagagggagaagagcaggggctgcgatcgccaaacaactaacttgctatctctaagaaaatctgcaaccagaacactcaataaatactaccgtgtccagctacacctgaatctgcacacaaggtgcagagagtaacgtgagtatgctaactcagtaagtaacaacaataaataaagactgagtagtagtgacgagcaatgaagcatataacgttcatatcaggaaaaatctcagtaaaataccacatgctcttaaaaatcaggatttgaatcaaacatctcgtttaaacccagttccactaaaaaaaatcatttaaagactttttttaattattttttccaacagtttttcaaacaaaagctcaatgcaaaggtgagcaaaaatgatgaaatcacaaacagcccctcgggcaaacctcacagtcactcgtgccactcgggcatacctcacaatcactcatgcctcccagtcactcagcactcggcactcgcactcagtaggtacctgtgctcactggagGGGGGAgagtgtacaaactccggaggggctccttcagcccaagcactataatctgcacggacaactcacgtgctataataataaagtatgctgcaggcggggcagccccgatccacactcatcctcacaaatctggccctcggcctcacttagtgataaacctctcaagccactcgggcatttaagtaaaatagggcattcggcccaaaatatttatatgcatcaaaatagagccatacaactgagttatgcggtaaacaagtaaaaacatgactgagtatagattttcaatcaaaaacagtgagagaatGGTAAGAAActgcccctaagggtccaaacagcttttgcgcaaggcccaaacatggcattcagcctaatttacagaaattctttctaaaacacataagtatcatatggtttgaacaaagtatgcaactttacagttgctacggggcggaccaagtcacaaaaccccaacagtgcacgcccacacgcgcgtcacctagcatgtgcgtcacttcaaaatagtataatgatacgaaatccggggtttcataccctcagtactagatttacaatcgttatttacctcaaaccgcgaaattcttattctgcaatgcccttttctcatgaattggtctccaaacgcctcaaatctggtcataaataattcatttcagtcaataaaatttattggaattaattccacaagataataatgattttttcataaaaatccaaaaaatagctcaaaaattgcctgtggggcccatgtctcggaacccgacaaaagttacaaaattcgaaagcccattcaaccacgagtctaaccatacctatttaccaaaatccgacctcaactcgaccctcaaatctacaaatcttatttctaaatttctaagtCCTAATCTCCGAtgtacacctcaaaatcatgtaatctagtcagattattcaatgataattcaatattatggagtagaaatgatcacaagggacttacctcaagttttccttgaaaatatatcaaaaaatcgcctctcctcaagctccaatttatcaaaaatggcaaatgggacgaagtccctatttttataattctgcccagacaaccttgattttgcctcgatcttggcgTTCTCGATCTTAGCCCTCGATCCTTGTTCTAGATActgggccttcgatcgtggcctcgactctgggctcgatctgggctcgatttctggactcgattctgagagatttctgggctcgaatctggcagaagaaatttccaacagaagaaaattgcagcagctgctctagttcaatttttgatccgttaaccatccgaaactcatccgaggccctcaggacctcaaccaaatataccaacaagtcctaaaacatcatacgaacttagtcgaatcctcaaatcacctcaaacaacgctaaaatcatgaattacaccccaattctagcctaatgaactttgaaaattttaatttctacaaacaactctggaacctatcaaatcacgtatgattgacatcaaattttgcacacaagtcctaaatgacaaaacagatgtattccaatttttagaatcggattccgaccccgatatcaaaaagtcaacccctccggtcaaacttctcaaaaataaaactttcggcatttcaagcttaattcctctacggacttccaaataacattccggacaagctcctaagcccaaaatcaccatacggagctattggaatcatcaaaattcaaatccgaggtcgtttacatataagtccatatccggtccacttttctaacttaaaatttcaattatgagactaagtgtctcatttcactccgagttccttccggactcgaactcactaacccgatataatataatatagctgaataacacaaaaagaagtagaaataaaaaaaacggagttataactctcaaaacgatcggccggttCGTTACAATTAACTTATCTATTATTAAGTGAAATCATAATCACAAATTCAACATTATTTCTTTGAATATTCTATTCTAAATTTATTAGCCTTGTCTTTGTCGTCAGTAGTCCTTCTTGACAACAATCACGTGGTCAAGAAAATTTGAAGTACCAAACTTGTTTAAAATATTAGTTGGAATTTGTAcccgtaccctatatttgtgtcaccttttaatctgtacccta containing:
- the LOC104113802 gene encoding MADS-box protein EJ2 isoform X2, whose translation is MGRGRVELKRIENKINRQVTFAKRRNGLLKKAYELSVLCDAEVALIIFSNRGKLYEFCSTSSMTKTIEKYKRCSYATLEANQSATDTQNNYHEYLRLKARVEPLQRSQRI
- the LOC104113802 gene encoding MADS-box protein EJ2 isoform X1, translated to MGRGRVELKRIENKINRQVTFAKRRNGLLKKAYELSVLCDAEVALIIFSNRGKLYEFCSTSSMTKTIEKYKRCSYATLEANQSATDTQNNYHEYLRLKARVEPLQRSQSFGSTGISLRC